Sequence from the Longimicrobiaceae bacterium genome:
GGGCCCGCGCGCCGCCGCGGGGGTGGACGGGGCGGCGGTGGCCCCCAAAATGCCGGATGGTGGGCCGGGCGCCGGTGCGCCCCCGCCGATCCGCCTCCGGGAGGGAGCGCTGTCCGAACCGTTCGACCTGTCCGAGCTGCTGGGCGACTTCCGCGACGAGGCGCGCGATCCCATCGCGCGCCTCGACGCTGCGCTCGCCGGCTGGGAGCGCGGGGAGGAGGTCCCGGAGCCGGACCGGGCGCCGCTCCTGCGGGGGCTGCACACGCTGAAGGGGAACGCCGGAATGCTGGGGCTCCGCCCCATCCAGGACTTCGTCCA
This genomic interval carries:
- a CDS encoding Hpt domain-containing protein, whose product is MAPKMPDGGPGAGAPPPIRLREGALSEPFDLSELLGDFRDEARDPIARLDAALAGWERGEEVPEPDRAPLLRGLHTLKGNAGMLGLRPIQDFVHSVESVLKRSAAPPPPPTLQALFRGATALRRAVDRAGTPEQEPAFAALVP